A part of Salvelinus alpinus chromosome 23, SLU_Salpinus.1, whole genome shotgun sequence genomic DNA contains:
- the LOC139550453 gene encoding E3 ubiquitin-protein ligase znrf1 isoform X1, whose product MGTRACRLQEDPVPSAFGKDGITRDSYRRPRCNRPTSLMVDFLGSFDDSETNRSRSEEGSDSDMGQQASTGGSPVDHKSHPSISPSSPAEDNSECKREEDYNSSPEGAVNGEHLPGEETGQVPHRTFSERLPGNRHSSGRNVSAKSAWMRGIHQRPVSEAWIGLYRVNNRHGNIRCPFCSKPFPGGRIEDHLLSCLTSPPLPYNTDVLSKDSGECSICLDELQQGETIARLACLCVYHKSCIDSWVKVKTCCPEHPFD is encoded by the exons ATGGGGACAAGAGCTTGTCGTTTACAAGAGGACCCAGTGCCTTCGGCTTTCGGGAAAGATGGCATCACGCGGGATTCCTATCGACGACCCCGGTGCAATAGGCCCACCAGTCTTATGGTAGACTTTTTGGGGAGTTTTGACGATTCAGAGACCAACCGTAGCCGATCGGAGGAGGGCAGCGATTCGGACATGGGGCAACAGGCGAGCACCGGTGGAAGCCCCGTCGACCACAAGAGCCACCCGTCCATCAGCCCATCATCACCAGCAGAAGACAACAGCGAATGCAAACGCGAGGAAGACTACAATAGCAGTCCTGAGGGTGCTGTAAACGGGGAACATCTGCCTGGAGAGGAGACAGGCCAAGTGCCTCACCGCACTTTCTCTGAACGTTTACCCGGTAATCGACACTCTTCTGGGCGCAACGTCAGCGCAAAATCCGCTTGGATGAGAGGCATCCATCAGCGCCCAGTGTCGGAGGCTTGGATTGGCCTCTACCGTGTCAACAACCGACATGGCA ATATCCGCTGTCCGTTCTGCTCCAAGCCTTTCCCGGGTGGCAGAATTGAGGATCACCTGTTGAGCTGCCtcacatctccccctctcccttacaACA CGGACGTGCTGAGTAAGGACAGCGGTGAGTGTTCCATCTGTCTGGACGAGCTGCAGCAGGGAGAGACCATCGCCCGGCTGGCCTGCCTTTGTGTCTACCACAAGAG
- the LOC139550453 gene encoding uncharacterized protein isoform X2, which translates to MGTRACRLQEDPVPSAFGKDGITRDSYRRPRCNRPTSLMVDFLGSFDDSETNRSRSEEGSDSDMGQQASTGGSPVDHKSHPSISPSSPAEDNSECKREEDYNSSPEGAVNGEHLPGEETGQVPHRTFSERLPGNRHSSGRNVSAKSAWMRGIHQRPVSEAWIGLYRVNNRHGNIRCPFCSKPFPGGRIEDHLLSCLTSPPLPYNTVLTPG; encoded by the exons ATGGGGACAAGAGCTTGTCGTTTACAAGAGGACCCAGTGCCTTCGGCTTTCGGGAAAGATGGCATCACGCGGGATTCCTATCGACGACCCCGGTGCAATAGGCCCACCAGTCTTATGGTAGACTTTTTGGGGAGTTTTGACGATTCAGAGACCAACCGTAGCCGATCGGAGGAGGGCAGCGATTCGGACATGGGGCAACAGGCGAGCACCGGTGGAAGCCCCGTCGACCACAAGAGCCACCCGTCCATCAGCCCATCATCACCAGCAGAAGACAACAGCGAATGCAAACGCGAGGAAGACTACAATAGCAGTCCTGAGGGTGCTGTAAACGGGGAACATCTGCCTGGAGAGGAGACAGGCCAAGTGCCTCACCGCACTTTCTCTGAACGTTTACCCGGTAATCGACACTCTTCTGGGCGCAACGTCAGCGCAAAATCCGCTTGGATGAGAGGCATCCATCAGCGCCCAGTGTCGGAGGCTTGGATTGGCCTCTACCGTGTCAACAACCGACATGGCA ATATCCGCTGTCCGTTCTGCTCCAAGCCTTTCCCGGGTGGCAGAATTGAGGATCACCTGTTGAGCTGCCtcacatctccccctctcccttacaACA